The nucleotide sequence AAAATCTCGCTTTGCCCACTATGTAGGTCAAGATGCCTTTTTTCTAGAGGCATTTGCCCGTGCCTATAGCATTGCCGCCGCTAAGTCTCCTGATCCCGACGGATTTTCGATCTTCCATAACCTGGCCAGCGGCGTTTTTGACGAATTAAAGCTGCATCAGCAGTATGCGGCGCAGTGGGATGTCGATCTCCAGAACGTTTCACCGTCAGCCGCGACGCGACGCTATACCGATTTCCTTCTCGCAACCGCCTGGAGCCAGGATGTGGGGGTCACGACTGCCGCCATGCTGCCCTGCATGAAGCTCTACGCATTTTTGGGCGAAAAACTCGCCGCTTCCGGAATTCCCGTCCATACCTATGGCGATTGGATTCGCACCTATTCCAGTCCTGAATTCTACGCCCTAGCGGATCAACTGGCTCAGTTGGGCGATCGCTATAGTCAACTTACGCCCCTCACCCAAACCACCTATCGCTATGCGATGGAATGTGAACTCGACTTCTTCCAGTCAGCGTGGGATGGGGGTGCTGCGTCGTAATACCAATTCTGAGTTTTGTTCGCGCAGCGTCTCCGCAGGAGAAATGCTCAGTTTTGAGTTATAAATGCGTTGCTACATCAGGGATGTCAGCCTTTCATGGGTAGCCGGAATTTTTGAAATTGGTATAACCTACATAAATTGTTACTGCGTAGGATAGTTGTAAACACTACAATGGGATACTCCAGGCCCCAGTCAAGGACAACTTGTGGTTTAAATGCGGTTTGAAGGGCGCGATCGCCCCTCACTGCGATCCGTCTCCCTTGCGTTGCGCTTGCGGTTGTCTCCAACGTTCACGGATTAGGAAAAGGCACCGCTATGTTGTACTTACTGGATTTCCGGGTTGAGTATCCGGCGGCAATGACCCCAAAGGAACTGTTCTCGACTTGGGCGCGAGAAGCCGATGCTGCATTGCAGGCCAAGCAGGACGGAGTGGTGGTTGATCTGTGGAAGTGTGTGGGCAGTTGGCGGGTCGTTGCTGTGGTGGATGTGGATAGTCCGGATATACTGGATCAAATTTTGCTGGATCTGCCGATCATGCAGGAGCATGGGTAGCACGTTCAGGTAGACGTGACACCCCTGCGCCGCTATGAGGATTTTGCAGCGGATGTGAAGGCGCGGCTGTAGTAAACGCGTCATCACTTTACTGGAGGTTGGACTAGTTTGCCTATCGCGGTGCGATTTAGTCCAGACTCCAGCCCACCTAGCCAGGACGGCCATACCAGCAGTTGGGATGGTTAGATCGGGGCTGGAATCGTGGGTAGCTTCTCCAGCATGAGTTTGGAGCGACGTACCGATTCCGATAGGGGAATGGGGTAATCTCCTGTAAAGCAGGCGGAGCAGAAGCCGTTAGTGTCCACTTGTGTCGCTTCTAGCATGCCTTTCCAGCTTAGATAGGCCAAGGAATCTACGCCAAGCTGAGCCGCAATTTCCTCCACAGAATGGGTGGCGGCAATGAGCTGATCCTGGGTATCGGTATCAATGCCGTAGAAGCAAGGGTGAGTCACTGGCGGCGATGAAATCCGCATGTGAACTTCCACTGCCCCAGCATCCCGAAGTGCATTTACCAATTTCCGGCTAGTATTGCCCCGGACAATCGAGTCATCCACGATTAAAATGCGTTTGCCGTTGAGGACATCTCTCAGCGGATTGAGCTTCATGCGGATGCCCGCTTCGCGCATATGCTGGGTGGGCTGAATAAAGGTACGACCCACGTAACGATTCTTGATTAGCCCCTCCGCAAAGCGAATTCCCGATGCCTCTGAAAAACCGATTGCTGCCGGAATTCCGGAATCCGGAACGCCCATGACCAGATCTACGTCTGCTGGGGCTTCCAATGCAAGCTGCTTGCCAATGCGTAATCGATAGCTGTATAAACTTTCGTCATGCATGATGCTATCGGGACGGGCAAAGTAAATCATTTCAAAAATGCACAGTTTCCGCGCAGGAGATGCCCATTGCACTGACGATAAATCGTTATCATCGATCCAGACGAGCTCACCTGGATTCACATCACGCACATATTCGGCGTAGATAATGTCTAACCCGCAGGTTTCCGAGGAGAACACGTAGCGAGTTTGCTGGGTATCTTCATCTTCGAGCTTGCCGATCACGAGCGGACGAATGCCATTGGGATCGCGAACACCCATTACTCCTTCGGGAGTGGCAATGGTTAAACTAAAGGCTCCCTTGCAGCGTTTCAATGCCGCTATGGTTCCTTCTAGCCAGTCTTTACCCGCATTCACCTCTTCGGCGATCGCCAGGGCAATCATTTCCGAGTCTGTGGTGGTCACTAGATTGAAGTTGGACTGAAGCAGGGCATCCCGCAGTTCTGCCGTGTTCACCAAGTTGCCATTATGAGCCAAGGCCAGAGGCCCCAACCGGGTTTCAACTACGGCAGGCTGAGCATTCACCACCCGGCTCGATCCCGTTGTGGAATAGCGGGTGTGGCCGACCGCATGGGAACCGGGCAGTCCTTCTAAGATTTCAGGGTTGAAGACTTGGGAGACCAGCCCCATCTCTTTATGGAGATGCACAGTTTTACCGTCAAACGTAGCGATTCCGGCGGATTCTTGTCCCCGATGCTGGAGTGCGTAAAGACCAAAGTAGGTTAACTTGGCGACCTCCTCCTCCGGCGCATAGACGCCAAACACACCGCAGGCTTCTTCTGGTTTATCCGGGCGATCGCCGTCCACCGACGCACAGACCGGGTGAGAAGGGAAATCAGCAGACGTAGACGAGTGGTCAGGAGAACTTGGCATCATGGGTAAAAACGATTGACGTTAGCGAGGATCAGTATCGACAGTGAGCGGTGGGGGCTACGTATTAAGCTTAGCCAGTTTTTAACAAAACCTTAACAAGCCCACCCATAGCATACTCTACCGATATGGTTTCCAAACCGCGATCGCGTTGGGCCGAGGTAGGGCTGCAAGGAAGTTGGGGACACGTTGGGAAACTCGATCTCCGGAAAAACGCGAAGGGGCAATCGCGCAACGATTTTCCAGCCAGAATCGCACTGTGCCATCGTTAGAGAATCACGCCTAGGACTCGAGTTGACGCGCAATGGCAAACTGCCAGCGATCGCGCATCGCCTCTATGCTAGCGGAGAAGATGTCCTGTTGGTCAGCCGTGATGCATCGCAACGGATCGGTCGCAGAGGTGACCTGCCCTAATTTCTGCCAATTTGATCCCAAGGTCTCTTGCAGATAGGATTCCCAGGTTTCAACGGCGTTCGGCGTTACGGAAACCATAATTCGCGCCCCACCTTCGCCAAACAGCACCCGATCCCAGCGGAGGCCCGGTGAAGCGGAGGACAGGGGTAGGGTAAGGATTGCGCCCAAGTTACCGCTAATGCAGGATTCGGCGATCGCCACTGCCAGACCCCCCTCAGCGGAATCGTGAGCTGACTGAATCCAGCCCTGACGAATCCCATGACGGCAGGCAGCTTGTACCGCTTTTTCCAGCTCCATATCTACTTGGGGCGGTTGTCCAGCCACGGTGTGATGCACTGCTGCCAGATATTCCGAGCCAGCCAGGGTGACAAGGGGAGAGCGTTCACCAACAGGAGTTCCGAGGAGGTAGATGAAATCTCCGGGCGATCGCCAGCCCTGACCGCAGGTTTGGTTAATGTCGTCTACAAGTCCGACCATACCAACCACGGGCGTAGGATAAATGGCCTGGGGCGTGCCGTCGCTATCCAGGGTTTCGTTGTACAGCGAAACGTTCCCCCCCGTGACCGGAGTGGAAAACACCTCGCAGGCTTCCGCTAACCCCCGACACGCTTCCGCCAGTTGCCAGTAGCCAATCGGCTTTTCGGGACTGCCAAAGTTAAGGTTGTCCGTAACGGCTAACGGTTCTGCCCCCACGCAGCTTAGATTCC is from Synechococcales cyanobacterium T60_A2020_003 and encodes:
- a CDS encoding TenA family protein, with the translated sequence MSHSIAQRLWDENQNLAIACLQNPFVQGLADGTLSKSRFAHYVGQDAFFLEAFARAYSIAAAKSPDPDGFSIFHNLASGVFDELKLHQQYAAQWDVDLQNVSPSAATRRYTDFLLATAWSQDVGVTTAAMLPCMKLYAFLGEKLAASGIPVHTYGDWIRTYSSPEFYALADQLAQLGDRYSQLTPLTQTTYRYAMECELDFFQSAWDGGAAS
- a CDS encoding muconolactone Delta-isomerase family protein yields the protein MLYLLDFRVEYPAAMTPKELFSTWAREADAALQAKQDGVVVDLWKCVGSWRVVAVVDVDSPDILDQILLDLPIMQEHG
- a CDS encoding amidophosphoribosyltransferase, whose amino-acid sequence is MMPSSPDHSSTSADFPSHPVCASVDGDRPDKPEEACGVFGVYAPEEEVAKLTYFGLYALQHRGQESAGIATFDGKTVHLHKEMGLVSQVFNPEILEGLPGSHAVGHTRYSTTGSSRVVNAQPAVVETRLGPLALAHNGNLVNTAELRDALLQSNFNLVTTTDSEMIALAIAEEVNAGKDWLEGTIAALKRCKGAFSLTIATPEGVMGVRDPNGIRPLVIGKLEDEDTQQTRYVFSSETCGLDIIYAEYVRDVNPGELVWIDDNDLSSVQWASPARKLCIFEMIYFARPDSIMHDESLYSYRLRIGKQLALEAPADVDLVMGVPDSGIPAAIGFSEASGIRFAEGLIKNRYVGRTFIQPTQHMREAGIRMKLNPLRDVLNGKRILIVDDSIVRGNTSRKLVNALRDAGAVEVHMRISSPPVTHPCFYGIDTDTQDQLIAATHSVEEIAAQLGVDSLAYLSWKGMLEATQVDTNGFCSACFTGDYPIPLSESVRRSKLMLEKLPTIPAPI
- a CDS encoding phosphoribosylformylglycinamidine synthase II (catalyzes the formation of 2-(formamido)-N1-(5-phospho-D-ribosyl)acetamidine from N2-formyl-N1-(5-phospho-D-ribosyl)glycinamide and L-glutamine in purine biosynthesis); its protein translation is ASAELTDESMDDRPAVQVGDPFLEKSLIEACLEAFNTGAVAAAQDMGAAGITCSTAEMAAKGGVGIELDLDKIPVRETGMVPYEYLLSESQERMLFVAHKGREQELVDIFERWGLHAVVAGQVIADPIVRILHQGAIAAEIPATALADDTPIYHRDLLAEPPTYAQAAWAWSESSLPACTVQGIEQATWTDILMQLLGTPTIASKQWVYRQYDHQVQNNTVIVPGGADAAVVRLRPQEMTQSGSLERFRRGIAATVDCNSRYVYLNPYEGAKAAVAEAARNLSCVGAEPLAVTDNLNFGSPEKPIGYWQLAEACRGLAEACEVFSTPVTGGNVSLYNETLDSDGTPQAIYPTPVVGMVGLVDDINQTCGQGWRSPGDFIYLLGTPVGERSPLVTLAGSEYLAAVHHTVAGQPPQVDMELEKAVQAACRHGIRQGWIQSAHDSAEGGLAVAIAESCISGNLGAILTLPLSSASPGLRWDRVLFGEGGARIMVSVTPNAVETWESYLQETLGSNWQKLGQVTSATDPLRCITADQQDIFSASIEAMRDRWQFAIARQLES